GCCAACACGCCTGCCGTCTGCCTCGTCGGCAAGACCAACATTTTCCATGTCACCGAAGCGCTGGGCATCAGCCCTGAGGAGAACCTTGAGAACATCCGGGCATCAGTCGCTCATATCGTCGCCAAGGGACGTGAGGCGCTCTTTGATGCCGAGCATTTCTTTGACGGCTACGCGCTCGACCCCGGCTATGCCACCGCCTGTCTGGACGCCGCGCGCGAGGCCGGGGCGCGTTGGCTCGTGCTTTGCGACACCAATGGCGGCACGCTGCCCGCGCGCATCGCCGAGGTGGTGGATACCCTCATCGCTGGCACCGCTGACACAAAAGCCTTCCCGGGCAGCCATTTGGGCATTCACACCCATAACGACACCGAACAGGCCGTGGCCGGATCGCTGGCGGCTGTTGAGGCCGGGGCCTGCCAGATCCAGGGCACGCTCAACGGCCTCGGCGAGCGCTGTGGAAATGCAAATCTCATCGCGCTCATTCCGACGCTGCTCCTCAAAGACCCTTATGCCAGCCGCTTTGAGACCGGTGTCTCTGAGGCCGCCCTCGAAGGCCTCACCCGCGCCTCGCGCCAGCTCGACGAAATCCTTAACCGCGTGCCGCAAAAACAGGCCGCCTATGTCGGTGCCTCGGCCTTTGCCCACAAAGCAGGCCTACACGCCAGCGCGATTGTCAAAAACCCCGCCACCTACGAGCATATCGATCCTGCGCAGGTCGGCAATGCGCGCATCATCCCGATGTCCAACCAAGCCGGGCAATCCAACCTGCGCCGTCGCCTGGCCGAGGCAGGGGTTGAGGTCGAAAAAGACAACCCCGCCCTGTTGCGCATCCTTCAGGTAGTCAAGGATCGCGAGGATCGGGGATACACCTACGACATGGCACAGGCCTCCTTCGAGTTGCTGGCGCGCGACGAGCTGGGCCTGCGCGGTCAGTTCTTTGAGGTGGAACGTTATCGCGTGATCTCAGAGCGTCGCCGCAACGCACGGGGTCAGGTCGTGGTGGAATCCGAGGCCGTGGTCACGGTGCAGCTGCAGGATGGCTCCAAACGCACCGGGTACTACAAGAATGAACACGCCACCGATTTGCATGATGATGGTCCGGTCAATGCGCTGTGGCAGGCGCTGCGCGCTGATCTGGGGCCGCTGCAGGCGGCGATAGACGGCATCAGGCTCACCGACTTCAAGGTGCGCATCACCAATGGCGGAACCGAGGCGGTCACACGCGTGATCATAGACTTTGAGGACGACACAGGGCGCACATGGTCTACGGTGGGTGTGAGCCCGAACATAGTGGATGCCTCCTTTGAGGCGCTTCTGGATGCCATCAACTGGCGTTTGCAGAGAAACGGAAGCCTTCCATGAGCATACCCGAAGCGTTCCTGATGCTGCACCGGGAGATGACGCGGCAGGGGCCGGGCACGCCTGAGGATGTACGCTGGGCGCTCAGCCAGATTGAACTGCCGGAACATCCGCGCGTGCTGGATGCCGCTTGTGGGCCGGGGGCGGATCTTGTGACACTCGCCGAGGCGCTGCCTTTGGCGCAGATTGAGGGCATTGACCAACTGCCGCATCTGGTGGACGAGGCCCGCGACGCGACGGATAGGTTTTCTAATGTCACCGTCTCCGAAGGGGACATGTCGCAGATCACAGGGTTTTACGACCTCATCTGGTGTGCCGGTGCGCTTTATTTTCTGGGTGTGACCGAAGGCCTGCGCCTGTGGCGCAACGCGCTTGCCCCCGGCGGCACAGTCGCCTTCTCGGAACCGGCTCTGGAGGCGGACGCCTCCGACGACGCCCGCGCCTTTTGGGCGGACTACCCGCAGGTGACGGATCTGCAGGGCGTCTGCGCCCGGGTGGAAGAGGCGGGGTACGAGGTGCTGGGCACCCGCCTGATCAAAGGGCTGGCCTGGGCGGGGTATTACGCAGAACTTTCGGCGCGCATCAACGGATTGCGCGGCGAAGGCAACGCGGCCCTCACCCAAGTTCTGGACGCCGCAGAGCGCGAAATAGCCCTCTGGCGCGCCGCCCCGGATCAGGTTGCCTATGTGCTGGTTCTGGCCCGTCCGCGCCTCATGGCGCTGTGATGTTTGATGCCGATCTGACAGCCTGTGCAGGCATTGTCGAACGCGGAGACCCCGACCGTTTTGCCGCCACCATGGCCGCTCCCGTTGCGGCGCGGCTCAAGCTTTTCCCGATCTACGCCTTCAACGTCGAGGTCGCCCGCGCGCCCTGGGTCACACAAGAAAGCATGATCGCCGAGATGCGCCTGCAATGGTGGCGCGACGTGCTGGAGGAGATTGCCAAGGGCGGCCCGGTCCGCCGCCATGAGGTCGCGACGCCCCTGGCCAAGGTTCTAAAGCCAGACATGGCGCGGCGGCTGGATGCCGCCGTTGAGGCACGCCGCTGGGACATCTATCGCGACCCGTTTGAGGATAGGGCGGCGTTTCGGGGGCATGTCGAGAATACGTCTGGTTTGCTGCTGCTGGCAGCAGCGAGGGCCTTGGGCGAAGTCGAGGAAACGCCGGTGCTGAAGGCAGGTTATGCGCTTGGCCTCTGCAACTGGCTGCGTGCCGTTCCCGCGCTGGAACGGGCAGGCCGGGTGCCACTGTTTGATGGCAGACCCGAAGCGGTGCGCGCGCTGGCAGAGGAGGGGCTGGCTGCGTTGGCCGAGGCGCGCGGGGCAGGGTTGCCGCGGACGGTGCGCCCGGCGATGTTGGCTTTGTGGCAGGTGGAAGGGTTATTGACGCAGGTGATACGAGACCCGGGCGCCGTTGCTGAGGACCGTATAGCGCTGTCGCAATTCAGAAGGCGGTTTGGGTTGATGGTGAAGGCGGTTTTGGGGCGGTGGTGATAATGACAGCGTATTCGAAGCTTCTCAAAGAGGGTTGCTGCCTAACCGCCAAAACAAAAAGGCAAGTCAATTGACCATTGAACAAATCCAAGTCGTGGATTTCATCAGCCTGAAATCAGAACGAAATGAGGTTGTTCTTACAATCTCGGACCATCTCGGTTGGAAAGAAAATGTGAATGATCATCTCCTTCAATTGCAGGAGAAGCTCAACACATACATACGCTTTGTCGAATCTGAAGAAATTTTGAAAAGCTACCCAGATGCTGAAGGAAGAAAGATCGTTTTCAACGTTCTGGGTAAGCACCCGCTGCCCAAAGAGGCCGAGCAGTTTTACGTGGAGTGCTCCCAAGTTTTGCGGGAGCTAAACATCGACTTAACCTTTGAAAACGTTATCGAAAAGTAGTGACCGGCCTAATCATTGCCCTGGCCTATCCTACCGTAAACCGCCCCCAACGGCGAACCCAGTAGGGTGGGCAATATTGCCCACCAATTCGTAGCGAAGGTATTCGGTGGGCAAACTGCCCACGCCACGCTTACCCCCTGACCTCCTCCGGCCGCAACACCAGCCAGATCAGCGCCCCGCCGGCCAGCGTCAGGAACGGCACCATGGCGAGGTTGACCGACAGCCACCCCACCTCCGGTGCCCCGCCGGTGCAGTTCATCAACCCGCCAGAGGCCAGTGACGCCACGGTCACGCCGCCAAAGACGATGAGGTCGTTCATGCCCTGCATGCGCCCGCGCTCTTCGGGTTCGTGCGCTGAGGCCAACATCGTGGTGGCTCCGATAAAGCCGAAGTTCCAGCCCAGACCCAAGAGGATCAGCGCGATGAAGAAATTCTCAAGCTCCACGCCCTGCATGGCCACAGCACCCGCGCAGGCGAGGATAACCAGACCCGCGCCGAGGATCTTCTCAACGCCGAAGCGGGCGATCAGGTGGCCGGTAAAGAAGGACGGCGCAAACATCGCAAGCACATGGCCCGTGACCACGTCCGCTGCGTTATTCTGCGAAAAGCCACAGCCCACCACGGCAAGCGGTGTGGACGTCATCACAAGGTTCATCAAGGCGTAAGACACTGTGGCACAGATGACCGCCACGGCGATGCGCGGTGTGGTCAAAAGCTCCCAACGCGTACGACCTTTGGGGCTGTCTTGCGTGACAGGCGCGGGTTTCGGGATGTCGAGAAAGAGAAACAGAAATGCGCCGATGAGGTTGATGGCGATCACCGCCAGATAAGTGCCCAGGAAAGGGATCACCATCGCGCTTGCCGTCACCTTCACAAGCTGTGGCCCGATGATGGCGCTGGCCAGCCCTCCGGCCATGACATAGGAAATCGCCTTGGGCTTGAAACTGTCGCTCGCTGTGTCGGCGGCGGCAAAGCGGTAGAACCCTTGCGCGGACATGTAGATGCCGGTCATGAAACTGCCGATGAGGTAGATCGGGAAGGAGGCGACATAGAGGCCGTAGGCCGCGACAGACGCGCCCAAAGCGCCCCCCATGGCGCCGATGAGAAACCCGGCCCGGCGCCCAAAGCGCTGCATCGCCATCGAGAGGGGGTTGGCCGACACCATCGACCCCAAAACAATGAGGGAAATGGGTAGGGTGGCGAAACAGATATTGCTGGCAAGCGTTTGCCCGGCCAATCCGCCCACCACAAAGATCATCGCCATCTGCGCGCCCAGGAACGCCTGCGCGAAGACCAGCACCCAGACATTGCGCTTGGCGCGGCTGTCATCGACAGGTGTGATCACGGCATCGGTCATGGTTCTGTGCTAGACCTCTTTAGGCGCCCCCACAAGGGCTCACTCCGCCGCATCAATGATATGCGCAAATGAGCCATGCACACGGCCCTGGCTTAGGCCCATATCGGGCAGGGCGGTGCCCTCGGCATCTGTGGCGGAAAACAGCGGCGTGCCTTGCGCCTTCAGCGTTGAGGCATAGTGGAATTCATGCGCGGTGTAGCGTCCCCGAAAGGGGCCAGATTGGGCGGTTAGATGGCGGTAGCCCAGATGCAGCTTGCGGGCGGCAAAGGAGGTCTCTAACGGCAAAAGCCCCGCCATGGTGTGGCGCTGGCCATCTGCATCGACCAAGCCCTCCCCAAGCACCATGTAGCCGCCGCATTCACCATAAATATCAGAATGTTCAGCGGCATTCCTCAAGCTCGTCAGAAACCTGTCTGCCGTCGCCAGTCGACCGGCATGAAGCTCTGGATAGCCGCCGGGCAGAAAGACGAGCTCTGCCTTCGGCACGGCTTCATCGGCCAAAGGCGAAAAGACCTTGATCTCAGCACCCGCGGCGCGCCAATCGGCCAGCATATGCGGATAGGCAAAAGCAAAGGCCTCATCCTGCGCCACCGCGATCACCTGCGCGGGGGGCGTAAGGCCTTTTGCGGGCCGGGCATTGGGCAGATGAGTGCTCAGGTTCAACAAGGCCTGCTGATCCAAACTCTCCGCCAAAGCCTCCGCGGCTCGGTCCAGAAACGCCTCCAAGTCAGCGCGTTCGCCGGCCTGCACCAGCCCAAGATGCCGGGATGGCAGAGCAAGGGCCGCATCCCGGCGCAGCGCTGCCAGAATAGGCAAGCCCAGCGGTTCAAGCGCTCGACGCAGCATCGCCTCATGCCGATCACTGCCCACATTGTTGAGGATCACCGCCGCCACCCGCACACCAGGATCATGGCCCGCAAACCCTGCCACAAGCGGCGCAACCGATCCCGCCTGTTTGCCCGCATCCACAACCAGCACAACCGGCAAACCGAGCATCCGGGCCAGATCGGCCACCGCCCCTTTGCCCTCTGGTGGCGCGCCATCGAAAAGCCCCATCGCGCCTTCAACGATCAAAAGCCCGTCGCCTACCGCAAGCGCTTTAATCCGGTCCGGCGTCATCGCCCAGGCATCGAGGTTCATGCAAACCTTGCCTGATGCGGCCTCATGAAATTTGGGATCTATGTAGTCCGGCCCGGACTTGGTCCCGCGCACCGGCACAGCTTGCCGCGCCAAATGCCGCAGCAAGGCCAGCGTCACCGTCGTCTTGCCACTGCCAGAGGACGGTGCCGAGATGATCAGCCCTTGGCCCATGCGCCCAGATCTTTCACTGTTCCCAAAATACTCAAATCCATCGCAGGAAACGCGCGCATCGCCATGAAAATCAAGCGCTTTCCGCCGGTCGCCCCCGGCCGAGAGGATCGAGGTTGCGTGGCGCATGACCCTCCAGCATGGACTGCCAGTCGAGTGCCTGACGCATCAGCACCGAGCGTCCGACACACAAGACTGCAGGTGGCTCCAGCCCGCTGTCTTCAATATCTTTTGCCATCGCGCCCAGCGTCGTCTCCAGCACCTGCTGGTCACTCGTCGTGGCGGAACACACCACGGCACAGGGCTCATCTGCATCACGTCCGGCATCAAGCAAGGCGGACGTGATGGGGCCGGCATGTTTCATGCCCATATAGATAACAAGCACCTGGCTGCCTTCGGAGATGGCGCGCCAGTTGAGCGAACTTGGCGTTTGGCCCGATTGGTCATGGCCGGTGACAAAGGTCACCGATTGATTCACATCTCTATGCGTGACGGGAATACCGGCATAAGCCAGCCCGCCAATGCCCGCGCTGATGCCGGGGATAATGCGAATGGGCACACCGTGCTGCACCAGCGTCTGCGCCTCTTCGCCACCGCGGCCAAAGACAAAAGGATCGCCGCCCTTTAGGCGCAGTACCCGTTTGCCCGCTTTGGCCAAATCGACCAGCCGCAGGGAAATGTCGCGCTGCTTGGCAGAGGGCTTGCCGCCCCGTTTGCCTGCATAGATATGCTCAGCCTGCGGCGCCCAGTCGAGAATGCGGTCCTCAACCAGCGCGTCATAGACCACCACATCCGCCTGACGCAGGGCATTGAGCGCGTGCAGCGTCAATAAACCCGGGTCGCCGGGACCCGCCCCACACAACCACACCCAGCCGGGCAAAAGCACCGGCCAGTCGGCATTGGGCAGGGTCACAGACTCAGTCATGTCTCTTCTATGCCGGGCTTTGGCGGCGCTTGAAAGCCCTGGAACGACCGGTTGCACGCTAAGAGGCGACATTCGCGGAGTAATTTGGCCGTTGGCGTGGGCGCAGGCCGTGCCTATAGTCCGCGCGATATGGCTCGCAAACCCGATGGACCTTTACGCCGTGGCTGGACCACAGGCGCTTGTGCCACCGCCGCCACCAAGGCGGCGTTGGTGGGGCTGTGGGGGGCAGGGCGGCCCGATACGGTGGGCATCACGCTGCCTGGTGGAGAGCAGCCAGAGTTTTCACTGTCCCACTGGGCGGAGGGTCCAGATTGGGCCGAGGCCGGGATCATCAAGGATGCAGGTGACGACCCGGATGTCACTCACGGGGCCGAGGTGCGCGCCCGTGTCAGCGCCTCATCGGGTGGTGTAGTGTTTCGCGCAGGGGAGGGCGTGGGCACCGTGACAATGCCGGGGCTGCCGATTCCGCCGGGGGAGCCTGCGATCAATCCGGTGCCGCGGCAGTTGATGAGCGAGGTCGTTGAAGAGATGGCTGCGCGAACAGGCAATGCACCAAATATTGAGATTACCGTATCGATTCCCGGTGGGGCGGCGTTGGCGCAGAAAACATGGAATCCCCGCCTAGGCGTCAAAGGGGGGTTGTCGATCCTTGGCACGACGGGCATCGTCCGCCCCTTTTCCTGTGCCGCCTGGATTGCCTCGATCCATCGCGGCATCGACGTGGCGCGTGAAACGGGCCTCACGCATGTGGCGGGCTGCACCGGGGCCACCAGCGAGAAGGCGGTTCAGGCGCTCTATGATCTGCCCGACCACGCGATGCTGGATATGGGCGATTTTGCCGGTGGTTTGCTCAAGTACCTCGCCAAACATCCCGTTCCGCATATCACCATTGGTGGCGGGATCGGTAAGATGACCAAGCTGGCCCAAGGTGCGCGTGATCTGCATTCAGGACGCAGTCAGGTGGATTTTGATGGCTTGGCCGATGCATTGCGAAAGCCTGAGTTGGCTGGCATGAATACAGCGCTGCAAGTTTATGAAACTGTTGGGAAAGAGATGGCCGAATGGATAGCATCTTCAGCCTGTGAACAGGTGCAGTCCATGCTCCCCGATACGGTTTCTTGCGATGCTTTGGTCATAGATCGGCAAGGCGATATCATCGCGCGCGCCGGGCAGAGGCCGGGATCATGACGCTTTTGCTTTTGGCCGGAACCGGCGAGGCCAAGATCATCGCCCAAGCTTTGCACGACAAAGGCATCAAGGCACGTGCCTCGCTTGCCGGGGTCACCCGAGCACCGAGCCCTCTTGCGATTCCAACAGATAGCGGCGGGTTTGGCGGAGAGAATGGATTTAAGTCTTACCTGCAAACACATGATATTAAGTCCGTTTTGGATGCCACACATCCTTTTGCGGATCGCATCTCACACCGGTCTGAACGCATCTGTCGCGAGCAAAACATACCCTATTGTCAGCTCCTGCGCCCGGCATGGATGCCAGAGCCCGGAGACGACTGGATTTGTCTGGACCGTGAGGAAGAGGCGGCAGCGCATATTCCGGAGGGGGCCATCGTTTTCCTGGCCACCGGGCGGCAGACCTTGTTGCGGTTTGAGAACCTGGCAAACTGCACGCTCATCTGCCGCCAGATTGATCCCCCCGATGGTCCGTTTCCGTTTCCCAATGGACGATACTGCATCGGCCGTCCGCCGTTTTCCTTTGATGATGAAGTAAGTCTTTTCAAAGAGTTGGGGGTCGAGTGGTTGATCGTCAAAAATGCCGGGGGCACCATCCCTCGCACCAAGCTTGAAGCGGCACGCCATCTGGGCATTCGCGTGATCATGCTCAATCGCCCGGCGCAGCCCGACGCCAAACGCGTGACAACCGTCGAAGAGGCGTTGGCATGGGTGCAAAACCTATGAAAGAACGCATTATCCAGACACCCGACGATGTGGAAGAGGGGGTTCAGGAACTATGTAAAATCTGCCCTCGCATGGCCTATGCCTATGCTCAGACCGGCGCATTGCCGCTGCGGCGCAAGCCGGATGGGTTTGCCGAACTCCTTAGTGCGATTGTCAGCCAACAGGTCAGTGTGGCTTCGGCGCAGGCCATCTGGGGGCGAATGAAGGCTGCCGGTTTGACCGGGCCGCGCAAGATCATGTGGGCCAGCGATGATGACCTGCGTGCGGTGGGCCTGAGCCGTCAGAAGATGCGCTATGCGAGGGCGCTGGCCGGGGCAGGGATCAAGTACCGTTCTCTGCGAATGGCCCCCACGGAGGACGTGATTGCCACGCTCACCGAAGTGCCAGGCATCGGTGTCTGGACGGCAGAGATTTACGCTATGTTCTCATTGGGCCGCGCGGATGTGTTTGCACCGGGAGACCTGGCCCTGCAGGAGGCGGCTCGGGTTCTCTATGATCTACCTGAACGCCCTAAAGACCGGGCTCTGAGAGAGATGGCCGAGGCCTGGTCCCCCTGGCGCTCAGTCGCAGCACGGCAGCTTTGGGCGTATTACCGGGTGATGAAGAACCGGGAAGGGGTGCGGTGAAGATGCTGGGGTAGTCCGCTGTGCGGACAAAGCGGGCATATTCTCTTGCAGCTTTCGCTGACGCAGAAACCGCTCGCATCTGCGATATACGTTTCGCCGCGCTGCGGCCATTTTCGCCGAAGCGGTCTTTTGCCCTGCCAAAAAAGGCACCCGGACAAACCGTCCGAACACCGCAAGATAGTCGGCGAATGGACGTCCAGTTTCACATCGGCGTAATCACTGATCGTCGACACGCACAACCACCTCCATTGCGAGGAGATCGGTATCTTCTCCCTGGAAGCTGCCGGTTACCGGAGCGACCTGTAATATGTTCCGCGCAACGGCCACCGGAATCAGATTGGCCGACCCCACCGACCTGTTCGTAGGGTCGAACGGGATCCAACCGGTCCCGGGAACGAAGACTTCGACCCATGCATGTGTAGAGCCCGAGCCGGCAGATCCGAGCCGGTCATTACTGGGGTCGTAAAGATAGCCGGACACCAGACGCCCCGAAACCCAGCGTTCGGATAGCCTCGGCAAAGAGGACCGCAAAGTCGCGACACGAGCCACAGCCCCGGTCGAGGGTTTCGAGTGGTCCTTGCGTGCCTTCGCTCTCGCGGATCTCATATGTGATCTGCGCTGTTATGCCATTGCTGACGTCCTTCAGGAGCGACAGGGTATCCGTTGGCCTGTGCATCACTAATTGTTCGACCCAGTTTGACAAGCGCCCTGCGTCGTCTTGGTATTGTGGCGCAGAAAGCGCCCCGAGATCTGTCCAGTCTTCGGTGGAGTAGAGGAACGGGTAGGACGTCGCAGGGGCAGCAATTGGGAAGACGGGCCAGTCTGGCGCGTTCAGGATGGCGGTTGAGTGCGACCGGATCGAAAGCGTCTCCCTTGCGACATCGAAGTTGGCGATAGCGATGGCGTTTCCGGCGACATCGTGGGACCAGTCAATGCGGGCCGTCGGCGTGATCTCAAGATCGAAAGCCGTCAATGTAAGGTCCCGCGTTTCGCGAGGACGCAGCATCAGCCTGTGCGGTCCAAGGACCACGGCGGTGCGATAGCGATAGGTGGTCGTGTGTGCGATCGTGATCGTCGGCATGCAGCAGACCTAAGTCGACCGACGGCCGGAGCGAGACCGACCTTTGCTGGCGCCTTCGGGCACTGCCGCGCGCCATGCTGTCGTACCTTTGCACCTTGCACAGATGCGCTGGCCGAACCCCTCGCTCCAAAACGAAGCATCACAACGCAAGCAGAATCGCAGCTTCGGCACATCTCCAAGCGCGCGGCTGGGGTGATCCATAAGGGTGTCTTCGACTGGTGATCGCATTGGATCCTCGCGTGCATCTGACCTGTGAAATTGCGCCTTCGACGTCATTCGGAAACAGATGGCATGCGCGACCTTCTCAACATCCCTTCGTTTTCGGCGTCATGAATGTCCGAACGGTCCTGCCATGGCATCGGTTCGGTTCCGGTTTCGGGATCGAGCACATCCTTGTCTGTCTGTATCGTTCGCGTTCCCGAGTAGAGATGGCGCAGTTGCGCCTCCGAAACCCCGTCCGCCTGCATGACCAGTTGCACCATCGGATCGTCCAGCATGTCTTCGAGAAAGACCTGCGAGAGGTCCTTACCGGACAGTTTGTCTTTCGCACGGGCACGGTCGAGGTCCGCCAGCGACACGGACAGACTTCGCGTCAATCCCGGATGGGACAGGCGTCGATGCAGATGGACCACGACTGAGGCCTTCCAGGCTTCGGGATCCTTGTGATCGGGCGGTGAGGCGAGCTCTGTCTCGATATCATACTCGCCGGCAGGAAGCGTTTCGTCGAAGCCGGGAAGATTGAAAGGCCGGTCAAAAACCGCGACTGTCTTGGAGGTTTGGTCGTCCATTGCGTTTGATCCTTTCAGTTTAGTTGCTGCTCCACGGCATGGAGCAAAACCAGCCCCTTGCGGTGCATGCTTCAGGTTTTCTTCGGACCCGTAGAACCCGGTTTCGAAGCAGTGTCCGGCGCTTTGATTGCCGGTTCTTTTTTCAACGGTTCCATAGGTTTGGGTTTCAGTATGGCAGCAGCTCTGGTCGTCAGGTCTTTGAAAGACATGAGTTTCATCCTTTTTGGGTTTTCCGCTGGAATTTCCGGGCCTCAATCAGGCTCGAATTCTCGAATGCGGCTTACTTGTATATGTGTATTGACCGGCCCTATTACGATGGCGCGGTGTCGGAAAAGTCTGCGAGATATGACTTTCGTAGTTCACGCGGTCGATCAACTGGGCGTCATACCAGCGTCAGGTAATGTTGGGTCTCGCAGTCATTGAAACTTCCGTTCACCTTTTGCTTGCCATGAACGGTCTTTGCGACATCCGGGGCGCTCATCGCCCGCATAAGCGCACTGTAATTCACCCCCATCTTCATCTCGGACCCAACGGGCACGGCAGTTTTCCCTGTATCGACCACGGTGTGGTCGCAAGTCGCACCGATGAGTATGATTCCTGAGGGAAACTTAAGGCCGCTTGTTTCGGTATCTTGCTGCCCGACAGCAAGGACAGTTCGGGCTCGCAGGTCATCACTCCGAACCAATTTCAACATCCCACGCTCCGGAGCAATTGACGCAGGTGGTATTGAGCTTGGCTTGTCCCTGGCTTCGATCACCTCGGCAAAAAGGGCAAAGGCGTCCGTATGAAGGCCGGCTATCGGATGCCCTGTCACGGGGTCGGTGCCCAATAGGATCGCCTCACCCAGGCGGAGGTTGTTGACCCGCCCGGTTGAACCTTCACCAAGCGCCCATGGCAAATTGGCCGAGCCACCTCCTGACACAAGCTCGACAAAAGGTCCGCAAGCGCCTTCGACTTGGTCGGCCAGTCTCGAGAGCATGGCCATGTCGCCGCCCGTCGGTGCCGCGTTGCCCATGCAGGCAAAATTCGCAGCGATGCCTTTGAGCGCGACACCAGGTGTTGCGATGACGCGAGCGGCGCACTCGTTGAGGTTCTCCGGCAAAATGCCTTCGCGCATATCCCCCATTTCAGCCAATAAGATAACATCGTGCGAGGTACCCAGTTTCTTTGCGGCGGCGCCAAGCTTCCGGATTGTGTCCATCTCCGTGTTGTAGCTCGCGTCACAATGCTGGATTGCGTCTTCCATCTCGCTAAGTAGCGGCGCGCGGATCATCGAAATTGGGCAATTGATCCCTGCGATCCGCATCCGAACGACATTTGCGATGCGTGCGTCGGCCAGACCGACAACGCCACCGTCCAGCATCGCCCTGGCTATGTCAGGATGCCCGCACACTGCCTTGGTTACACCGGTGACCGAGAGTCCACGGGCGCCAAGACGACGGACGAGACATCGCGCGTTTGCCTGGATCTTGCCCAGATCAATCTCCACACGCGGCGTGGTCATTCCGCGGCCACGAGAGGCACGGGCCGCAACTGTGGAAAGGCGGTCAGGACCATGTCGGTCAGGTGCACCTCCGGCCGGGTCAGCGCGTCCGTCACCGGAACTCCGAGATCGCGTGAAAGACTGTCGATTGCACGATCGACCTCGGCGTCCGTCATCGTTTCGTGATTGATTGTGACACCAATCACCTGTGTGTCTGCAAAAGCTTCGATGAGGGCGATTTCGCTTTTCGGCTCGGGCATTGGCATGGTGGGAAAGTCGCAGCGGTGGGCACGCTTGGGCGCATGTTGAAGAACGACAGCATGCGGCTGGCTGCCGCGAAGAATGAACGCCGATGTGCAAAAAGCCGGATGGCTGAGCGCGCCTTGTCCTTCGATCAGGATGACGTCTGGTTCGTCGCCGTGAGACGCCGCGACAATCACGCGTTCAAGTTCCCCGCAGCAAAACTGCGGTGGCACGGCGTCCATGGCAATCCCGTATTTCGCGCCCTGCATGAGCCCCGTCTGGCCGGTGCCAACGAGAACCGTCTTGATGCCACGCGCGTTCAACACCTTGGCCAGAACGGTCGCTGTCGTCCGCTTGCCAATTGCACAATCCGTTCCCAGTACGGCGATGCGGATTGCC
This DNA window, taken from Roseovarius sp. S88, encodes the following:
- the cimA gene encoding citramalate synthase, translated to MTKTRLSLYDTTLRDGQQTQGVQFSTEEKHAIAQTLDMLGVDYIEGGWPGANPTDSAFFDAAPKTRATMTAFGMTKRAGRSAENDDVLAAVMNANTPAVCLVGKTNIFHVTEALGISPEENLENIRASVAHIVAKGREALFDAEHFFDGYALDPGYATACLDAAREAGARWLVLCDTNGGTLPARIAEVVDTLIAGTADTKAFPGSHLGIHTHNDTEQAVAGSLAAVEAGACQIQGTLNGLGERCGNANLIALIPTLLLKDPYASRFETGVSEAALEGLTRASRQLDEILNRVPQKQAAYVGASAFAHKAGLHASAIVKNPATYEHIDPAQVGNARIIPMSNQAGQSNLRRRLAEAGVEVEKDNPALLRILQVVKDREDRGYTYDMAQASFELLARDELGLRGQFFEVERYRVISERRRNARGQVVVESEAVVTVQLQDGSKRTGYYKNEHATDLHDDGPVNALWQALRADLGPLQAAIDGIRLTDFKVRITNGGTEAVTRVIIDFEDDTGRTWSTVGVSPNIVDASFEALLDAINWRLQRNGSLP
- a CDS encoding class I SAM-dependent methyltransferase — protein: MSIPEAFLMLHREMTRQGPGTPEDVRWALSQIELPEHPRVLDAACGPGADLVTLAEALPLAQIEGIDQLPHLVDEARDATDRFSNVTVSEGDMSQITGFYDLIWCAGALYFLGVTEGLRLWRNALAPGGTVAFSEPALEADASDDARAFWADYPQVTDLQGVCARVEEAGYEVLGTRLIKGLAWAGYYAELSARINGLRGEGNAALTQVLDAAEREIALWRAAPDQVAYVLVLARPRLMAL
- a CDS encoding squalene/phytoene synthase family protein, with amino-acid sequence MFDADLTACAGIVERGDPDRFAATMAAPVAARLKLFPIYAFNVEVARAPWVTQESMIAEMRLQWWRDVLEEIAKGGPVRRHEVATPLAKVLKPDMARRLDAAVEARRWDIYRDPFEDRAAFRGHVENTSGLLLLAAARALGEVEETPVLKAGYALGLCNWLRAVPALERAGRVPLFDGRPEAVRALAEEGLAALAEARGAGLPRTVRPAMLALWQVEGLLTQVIRDPGAVAEDRIALSQFRRRFGLMVKAVLGRW
- a CDS encoding DUF6572 domain-containing protein codes for the protein MTIEQIQVVDFISLKSERNEVVLTISDHLGWKENVNDHLLQLQEKLNTYIRFVESEEILKSYPDAEGRKIVFNVLGKHPLPKEAEQFYVECSQVLRELNIDLTFENVIEK
- a CDS encoding MFS transporter, which translates into the protein MTDAVITPVDDSRAKRNVWVLVFAQAFLGAQMAMIFVVGGLAGQTLASNICFATLPISLIVLGSMVSANPLSMAMQRFGRRAGFLIGAMGGALGASVAAYGLYVASFPIYLIGSFMTGIYMSAQGFYRFAAADTASDSFKPKAISYVMAGGLASAIIGPQLVKVTASAMVIPFLGTYLAVIAINLIGAFLFLFLDIPKPAPVTQDSPKGRTRWELLTTPRIAVAVICATVSYALMNLVMTSTPLAVVGCGFSQNNAADVVTGHVLAMFAPSFFTGHLIARFGVEKILGAGLVILACAGAVAMQGVELENFFIALILLGLGWNFGFIGATTMLASAHEPEERGRMQGMNDLIVFGGVTVASLASGGLMNCTGGAPEVGWLSVNLAMVPFLTLAGGALIWLVLRPEEVRG
- a CDS encoding cobyrinate a,c-diamide synthase, whose protein sequence is MGQGLIISAPSSGSGKTTVTLALLRHLARQAVPVRGTKSGPDYIDPKFHEAASGKVCMNLDAWAMTPDRIKALAVGDGLLIVEGAMGLFDGAPPEGKGAVADLARMLGLPVVLVVDAGKQAGSVAPLVAGFAGHDPGVRVAAVILNNVGSDRHEAMLRRALEPLGLPILAALRRDAALALPSRHLGLVQAGERADLEAFLDRAAEALAESLDQQALLNLSTHLPNARPAKGLTPPAQVIAVAQDEAFAFAYPHMLADWRAAGAEIKVFSPLADEAVPKAELVFLPGGYPELHAGRLATADRFLTSLRNAAEHSDIYGECGGYMVLGEGLVDADGQRHTMAGLLPLETSFAARKLHLGYRHLTAQSGPFRGRYTAHEFHYASTLKAQGTPLFSATDAEGTALPDMGLSQGRVHGSFAHIIDAAE
- the cobA gene encoding uroporphyrinogen-III C-methyltransferase, giving the protein MTESVTLPNADWPVLLPGWVWLCGAGPGDPGLLTLHALNALRQADVVVYDALVEDRILDWAPQAEHIYAGKRGGKPSAKQRDISLRLVDLAKAGKRVLRLKGGDPFVFGRGGEEAQTLVQHGVPIRIIPGISAGIGGLAYAGIPVTHRDVNQSVTFVTGHDQSGQTPSSLNWRAISEGSQVLVIYMGMKHAGPITSALLDAGRDADEPCAVVCSATTSDQQVLETTLGAMAKDIEDSGLEPPAVLCVGRSVLMRQALDWQSMLEGHAPRNLDPLGRGRPAESA